aatttgatgTCATTGTTTCCTTTGCGCCAAACtacttgtaatatatttaccgtgaacatttcataattaattatttctatattacaaAGAAACTAATTCAGTATTAATTTATGGCAGTTATCTACGCCATAAAGTGTCCAAATATTTCGCAAGTATACGCAtgaatgttataaaataattcaatttcctCGTATATCGATTTGAGTATGGAAACATCTCGCTTACGAGCTCTAGCTCCTCGACTCTACGAATCGATTTTCGTACAATCGTATGGTGCTTCATACGCCACGCTACTGCACTGATAATGACCATGGACTTTTCCGAAGTCGTCGACTGGCGAACCGTGTATCTTGAAGCCGGGATCTATAGTCACGTTCTTCATTCCTACGAACGCTGCCATGTCCACGTAACGAAGATCGTTGTTGTTTAGAAACAGAAACAATAAATTGTCCAGACCATGAAATGCATCGGATTTCAGTACCGTCAATCGGTTGCCATTCAGCCAGAGCGAATTCAGCGACTTCATATGTCGAAAAACACCGGTGGGAATCGCCGTCAGCTGATTTCTACCTAGGTCGAGCTCGTTTATCTCTTCAAGACCGCGAAATACATCGGGGTGCAACAACGAGATCTTGTTGCGCGACAAATAGAGAAGATCTATGTGCGACAATCCGTTGAATGTGCCGATCGGTATCTCCTCTATCTCATTCGAATCCAGGACCAGCGTTTCCAACTGCCTGAGTCCCTTGAACATGTTCCTCCTCAGCACGAGCCGGTTGTTGGTGATGTAGAGCTCGTGTAATTCCGCGAGGCCCTTCCACACGCCAGGTCGAAAGGTCGAGATGTTGTTGTGATCCAGCAGCAGGGTCTCCAGCTCGCTCAGCCTCGCGAAGGCACCCTCTTCTAGATTGGTGATCGTGTTGTTCCTCAGGTCCAAGTAGGTGAGCTGGTTAAGAGTGCCGAAGTAATGCCGGCCGATAGTTGACAGTCGATTATCGCGGGCGTAAAGGGCGGACGAGTTGCTGACCTCGGCAAAGGCGTTCTTGGCAATGTCAACGAGCTCGAGATTCTCCAGATGCAGCTCGATGTCCTCGATCGTCTGAACGGCGATGACGTCCTCGAATGCGACGCTGTGAAGAACGTTGTCGTTCTCCAGGCAGACATACAGGTGGTTGTAAACCAGGCAGTCGGCCTCCTCCGTGAAAACATTCACGACGTGCCCCGATAAGAGGAGATAAATGAGAAGGAGGAAGCACATGGTGTGCTTGGAGGCTGGACGTGCACTGACCTCGTGTGCATCGAGGGTTCCCTCGGTATGGCTCGACGTTCGCGAGATATTATTATGGAAATACATATCAGAGaatgaaagagggagaaagagagatagagggaaAGCAGTTAGACACATACACGTTACGCGACGTAACATCTCGCTTTATCTTacatatgataattaatttataaattacgagGCCTCCTTAACGCGATGAGCTGCTTATCGTTATCTTTTAATAACTCTTCTTAAGTAACATGTTAATTGACTATGTggaaactttattattaaaaatcagatAATCTTTAGCTGCAACTATATATACACAGGgaagttaattatatatacttgtgattttaaaaacttaatttaattttctaaatacaTCCGTAAGCGTAGCGTTACCACACAAAGCGCCAATACGTAAATATTGCAATGGCTGTAacggatatattttttaattgaagttAAATTGTTACAAGAGTAATATTTcgcaaatgtattatataaaatatgtttctcaaatcacattttttattattattattatcattattttttaaataaaattataatagaataaaataataatgatgtttTTCATCACTAAATGGGAGATGTGTATATTTCTTGATagtatcaaattttatataatacatcataATTGTACAAGcagatgcaataataaaattatcttcaataataatttcaacagAAATGTTCTCAGAAAATATCCAATGTTGACAGCAATCGACATTTTTGCATCGAAATCACATGTCTCCTGCGTTCCGCGACAAACAATAACATATCTGTATACCGGAAAAGAGCGAGGAATTATCGGCAACGAACAACAAAACGAACGAACGTTTGAAACGTGCGACGATAAAAGACTCAGGCGCCACTCAGTCCAGGCATATTAACTTTATACGCGGGTCGAGACGAGTTACTTGCAAAGGGATATGCATAAAAATGCTCGACAGATAAGATTTGACGGGTGCAGTGATCGACTTGGACGACTTATTAATAGCTGAACCTTATCGTGCCAGTTACTTGTAACTTCTGGATCAAAATACACATATATTGAAACGATATATTCTCGTAAAAGAAGctacatttacaatttataatatatttacaattgaTATATTTGCAAACTGAAATACCATGCtatcattaataacaaatcCGTGGCCTTTTTTCTTATTACGGTGATGGTAAGCTGTTATATCGCGCATTTATATCGCGTTACATATGttaatgcatttataatattcataaagcTGTTTACTATTATTTCATATCTGTACGCGGATAATACTTCATAAATGCATTCATAGGGCATGTTTGAATACAGAACGTGGGAAAAATATCAGATTTACACAGCAGTTCAATTGTGAAAAAACCAGTGGTGTCTTATTACGCAGTTGCATCCGTAATATTGAGTTTAAAAGCGGTATCTCGTGGATTGCATCAAATTATGCTCTGCATCCACAAAAACTTGCGAGAGAGACTCAACTCAATGATGAAGGTTTTTCAATCAACTCGCGCATAACAGAACCTTTTTTACAAGGATATAATTCTTCAGATGGAATATTAcctaaaatgttaatattcattattttaatttttataacttacTTGGATACACAAATCTCGACGGAAGATTGTAGGTTCGATAAACCTCGTCGGTACGTGGGCCAAGCGGAGATAGCTTTTCGTCTTGATGATTCAAAAGTTTTTCGTCACTACACGAGTGCGGTATGTCGGCCATTCTTCtattagattaattttatatgatgtttaaaatttatcagatAATTCTCGATAATAATAGGAAAACGTTTTACTCTGGTTCTAGAAGTCGGCCATGATAAGGTGTCTACAAGTCGGAACTCGGTTGCTGCAGAAACGATGTGAACTTGTACATGATCGATTAAACAGAAATGCGAATATATACGGTATACGCAAACAAAACAATATGTCTCCAAACAAGATAAGccgttatttaaatttaccaAAAATTTGAGCTTTAGCTTATATTTGTTGCACGTATAATTAAACAGTGACTCGACTTACATTGCAACTATATCATGATCAATGCTAGTATGCcatgcatataataataatggttgTTGTTACCGACGCACGTTGCacctaataaattaaagttagGTAATATACGCGATGTGTACACTATTACGCAAGCAGTATCCTCCAATGTATTAATACGAACGCACATGCGAGTAGCAATACATTCGTGACCAATAAACTATGTTTAATTGCTCTTACAATCCATCACCTGCATAAACTGTTCTTTTcgtatttttgttacttaatACAGAATAGAATAgacgtttaataatatataatttagcaTGATCATAAtcttgcaaataaataatattatttattctttatatcttatattaaattctacaATTACagcaattttttatgttttctaCTTCTTTTTTGTAGTGAATATCTTTTAGTTTGCCACCAAATGTGGAAGACTTTAAAAATACGTACATAAATGGAAATTTACATGTGTAGAGACATAGATACGGGCCCCCTCTAACTGTTCCCGATTAGGGTCAACATACTTACCAGGTGAATGACGCTACTATTTTGCATTCGAGAAGAGTTTTACACTACATATAGTACGCCAGTGATTATCATACACACTGATAAAAAGAACGGTCTTCCTAATCACATAGAGGACTATAGGACAATGGGGTGAATCGTCGTTAAGCAAGACGATGATAATGTGTGAATAATTTGTTCCCTGTTAGGAACAAGCCTAATTGCTTTATATTTTACCTTCAAATTTGCTTAAATCTTTTTACTAAGCTGATCTCCTAAACATTAATATCAGTTAATTAAGATAGACTATTCTTCTTCTCCATtagatttaatattgttttgaaaaaataaattcatgcattaatgtaaaatatgaaattattattatatattctctctctctctctctctctctctctcacactgTATTCtttgaatattaaattcaaGAGAAAATTCTGACATCTTTGATAACAATTGTGCAGTACAACTTGCTCttcgcgataaataataagaaatgatTAGCTATTATTTTcgaagtaaatattttatagattttatatgataaataagtAATCTAAAGAACGATAAAAGGACTGACAATGTCTCGTTTATAAGTTCCAGTACGTTGTACGTtgcttttatgaaaaataaacggATGATAAAGACTTACGTTCTGTTTTTTCAGTCCCACCTCCATTAACTAAGTCGAGCGACAGCACGTGTGTAGGTATAGACTTAATGAAACGATTATCATCACGGCACTTCCAGTTGTGGTCTGGCTACCAGAAGGGAATTACTTGTTCGCGATAAGAGGCATATCGAGTGCGCAAGAAATTGAAAGACCtcaagaataattttgttacttataaaatttctctGATTGTAGTGTTACAGTTAGTGCTACGGTATTGGAATATCAATTCTTTTAAAGCTAGTCACTAGTGTAAAAACATACTTGACTAGGAATGCAGTGTCTAAccttgttaataataaaaattgcatacaGTGAAGTACAAATTAGTGTGTCGTAATTAGTCAAATATAGTGTCGCAGTTTTTAACGTCACCTCGTGGTCATCATTGTTGCATTCTGTAGTAAAATAACAAactatttctatataattaaaacaaacaaacgatatatcttgaattattttgttaataatataaaaattttgtaagtTTATTATTGGTGTTACAATTAGCAATTGTCGGAGAAAAAggtaaaattgttttatttcttgttATCTTATCgcttatgttattaatatatttgcacTGGCAAATTTCGAGCATCAATAGTTTTCTGCTATGCATATTTTTTGTTGTACCTGAATAATTCTTGGATATATTCGTATACTTCTTAATAGCAGTTATAAGtatatgcataaattaattaaaacttatttttatgaaCATATTTTGTGTATTGCATTGACAAACTGCATATAGAAATAGCGCgataaacattatataattatgcctAGTAACATATGAAGGAGTTTATCACTTATCAACGTTTCAGTATCCTGTTAGTTCCAAGGTTACCTAGCATTGTATTGTGGTCTACTCGAATGCAACTGCAGCGTAAAACAGTACCTCTAGTTGACATTTTCGCTGTATTCACGAATTTACGTGTATTACACACTTCACGCGAATCTTTCAACGTGCTGATATGacgtgataatataataattgacatttacaaaatgataattttgtaaCCTGTTAAGATCGGAAACAGGatcttaaaaagaaatcttttGGCAGATAAGAAATTGCATTCGGACAATACAGTTACAATTACTAATATAAAGGTGAACACAGAAACAcgtcgataaataataattggacGAGAATGGTATCGCAAACTGCCTTTCCGTCGCGCGAGTCAAACTTGCGAGAGACTCGAACAAGACGTCGG
The Ooceraea biroi isolate clonal line C1 chromosome 4, Obir_v5.4, whole genome shotgun sequence genome window above contains:
- the LOC105278624 gene encoding leucine-rich repeat-containing G-protein coupled receptor 4, which codes for MLRRVTCMCLTAFPLSLFLPLSFSDMYFHNNISRTSSHTEGTLDAHEVSARPASKHTMCFLLLIYLLLSGHVVNVFTEEADCLVYNHLYVCLENDNVLHSVAFEDVIAVQTIEDIELHLENLELVDIAKNAFAEVSNSSALYARDNRLSTIGRHYFGTLNQLTYLDLRNNTITNLEEGAFARLSELETLLLDHNNISTFRPGVWKGLAELHELYITNNRLVLRRNMFKGLRQLETLVLDSNEIEEIPIGTFNGLSHIDLLYLSRNKISLLHPDVFRGLEEINELDLGRNQLTAIPTGVFRHMKSLNSLWLNGNRLTVLKSDAFHGLDNLLFLFLNNNDLRYVDMAAFVGMKNVTIDPGFKIHGSPVDDFGKVHGHYQCSSVAYEAPYDCTKIDS